In Microbacterium foliorum, the following proteins share a genomic window:
- a CDS encoding LacI family DNA-binding transcriptional regulator, whose translation MAMVAARAGVSGQTVSRVVNDSPRVDPVTRERVEKAMAELGYRPHRAARALRTGRSQTIGLVVTTLATVGNSRMLQATAEAAAERGYALTLVTAGDSVADAFERLAEQEVDGAIVLNEASALVPAAERPAGLRLVVVDAPGAADLAVVHSDHAGGAAAATAHLLGLGHTTVHHLAGPADSFAAAERERGWRDALSAAGIEPPAVVRGDWSAEAGFVAGDALRTASAVFCANDQMALGLLRALAEAGRRVPEDVSVVGFDDVPDAANYRPPLTTIRQDFTALAHRAVGLLVAEIEGAPGAAASAVVPTLLVDRASTR comes from the coding sequence ATGGCGATGGTCGCCGCACGTGCCGGGGTCTCAGGGCAGACCGTCTCGCGCGTCGTCAACGACAGCCCGCGCGTCGACCCCGTCACCCGTGAGCGTGTCGAGAAGGCCATGGCCGAACTCGGCTACCGCCCGCACCGTGCCGCTCGGGCGCTGCGCACCGGACGCTCGCAGACCATCGGACTCGTCGTCACGACTCTCGCGACCGTCGGCAACTCGCGCATGCTGCAGGCCACCGCCGAGGCTGCGGCCGAGCGTGGCTACGCCCTCACCCTCGTCACGGCAGGCGACAGCGTCGCCGACGCGTTCGAGCGGCTCGCCGAGCAGGAGGTCGACGGCGCGATCGTGCTGAACGAGGCGTCAGCCCTGGTGCCTGCGGCTGAGCGGCCGGCGGGTCTGCGCCTGGTCGTGGTCGATGCTCCGGGGGCCGCCGATCTCGCCGTCGTGCACAGCGATCACGCGGGCGGTGCGGCGGCGGCGACCGCGCACCTGCTGGGGCTCGGACACACGACCGTGCACCATCTCGCCGGACCCGCCGACTCCTTCGCGGCTGCCGAACGCGAGCGCGGATGGCGTGACGCCCTCAGTGCTGCGGGCATCGAGCCGCCGGCGGTCGTGCGCGGCGACTGGAGTGCCGAGGCCGGTTTCGTCGCCGGAGACGCGTTGCGCACAGCATCCGCCGTCTTCTGTGCCAACGACCAGATGGCGCTGGGGCTGCTGCGCGCGCTTGCCGAGGCGGGGCGTCGGGTGCCTGAGGATGTCAGTGTCGTCGGATTCGACGATGTGCCGGATGCTGCGAACTACCGCCCGCCGCTCACGACCATCCGCCAGGATTTCACCGCCCTCGCACACCGGGCCGTCGGCCTGCTCGTCGCCGAGATCGAGGGTGCACCTGGTGCCGCGGCATCCGCTGTCGTGCCGACCCTTCTGGTCGACCGCGCCAGCACCCGCTGA
- the galT gene encoding galactose-1-phosphate uridylyltransferase has protein sequence MLADGRELIYFDDPDTTLGAERAVDARTLDARGETATMRLDVLTGDWITVAANRQNRVMMPSADADPLAPQSPTNPSEVPSLYDVAVFENRSPAFGPALAEATGTAPEASNPPRGLDDLAALGLGRTRTSVGRCEVVCFSPEHTGSFGTQSVTRARTVIEAWADRTAALSKLPGIEQIFPFENRGEAIGVTLPHPHGQIYAYPYVTPRTTRLLDSIDRTAPDLFQHILESEQASERVVFRGEHWTAFVPFAARWPLEVHLMPHRHVPDFAETTDAERDELAPLYLRLLRGVDALYDTPTPYIAAWHQAPVNVGRDSVRLHLQLTSPRRAADKLKFLAGSEAAMWAWAAEVTPEQGAARIREAIAKADAAQTDTADTADEVSA, from the coding sequence ATGCTCGCCGACGGCCGCGAGCTGATCTACTTCGACGACCCTGACACGACGCTCGGTGCCGAGCGTGCTGTCGACGCCCGCACCCTCGATGCCCGCGGCGAGACCGCCACCATGCGCCTCGACGTGCTGACCGGCGACTGGATCACGGTCGCGGCGAACCGGCAGAACCGCGTGATGATGCCGAGCGCCGATGCCGACCCGCTCGCCCCGCAGTCGCCGACCAACCCGTCCGAGGTGCCGTCGCTCTATGACGTCGCCGTGTTCGAGAACCGCTCGCCCGCATTCGGCCCCGCGCTCGCCGAGGCCACCGGCACCGCCCCCGAAGCGAGCAACCCCCCGCGCGGACTCGACGACCTCGCCGCTCTCGGCCTCGGTCGCACCCGCACGTCGGTCGGACGCTGCGAGGTCGTGTGCTTCAGCCCCGAGCACACCGGCTCGTTCGGAACCCAGTCGGTGACCCGCGCCCGCACCGTGATCGAGGCCTGGGCCGACCGCACCGCAGCACTCTCGAAGCTGCCCGGCATCGAGCAGATCTTCCCGTTCGAGAACCGCGGTGAGGCCATCGGAGTCACGCTCCCCCACCCCCACGGCCAGATCTACGCCTACCCCTACGTGACGCCGCGCACCACGCGCCTGCTCGACTCGATCGACCGCACCGCACCCGATCTGTTCCAGCACATCCTCGAGTCCGAGCAGGCGTCCGAGCGCGTTGTCTTCCGCGGCGAGCACTGGACGGCATTCGTGCCCTTCGCCGCCCGTTGGCCCCTCGAGGTGCACCTGATGCCGCACCGGCACGTGCCCGACTTCGCCGAGACGACGGATGCCGAGCGCGACGAGCTCGCTCCCCTCTACCTGCGTCTGCTCCGCGGCGTCGACGCCCTGTACGACACCCCGACCCCCTACATCGCCGCCTGGCATCAGGCTCCGGTCAACGTCGGCCGTGACAGCGTGCGGCTGCACCTGCAGCTCACGAGCCCCCGCCGAGCAGCCGACAAGCTCAAGTTCCTCGCGGGCTCCGAGGCCGCGATGTGGGCCTGGGCCGCAGAGGTCACCCCCGAGCAGGGCGCCGCCCGCATCCGCGAGGCCATCGCCAAGGCAGACGCCGCCCAGACAGACACCGCAGACACTGCAGACGAGGTATCCGCATGA